In one Melopsittacus undulatus isolate bMelUnd1 chromosome 4, bMelUnd1.mat.Z, whole genome shotgun sequence genomic region, the following are encoded:
- the LOC101879778 gene encoding 2-hydroxyacylsphingosine 1-beta-galactosyltransferase-like, producing MKMMKVLPCPAAVLFLVAASTLEPSHSAKVLIMPTIVFDSHLRVFMRVAEALTDRGHDPVLLLHEGRDVETYLPGFRVQRYWGIFSTESADAWVQEKIKRVFQGKMTSLEVFSFLEKYLENCDLVLGNSTLLQKLQFENFDLLLVDPNEMCGFILAHILQVKYAVISTGFWFPAEIGATSPIAYVPEFNSLMTDRMGFFGRTWNLLVYMITRVATKLVILPKFERLMEKHRVEPKISMLDLVHGTSLFFLCNDVVLDFPRPTLPHVIFTGGILAEPAKPLPVGLRLWVEAADAGVVVVSFGIGIRALPSDLVEKMAGAFARLPQRVVWRYFGEKPKNLGENTLMMGWLPQNDLLGHPNVKAFVSHCGMNGVFEAIYHGVPVVGFPFYGDQFDIMTRVQAKGMGILMDWSNVKEEDLYQAVVTVISDPSYRKAAKLISALHLDRPMHALNRTVYWLEYILRHDGAPYLRPAVYDLSLYEYFCLDILALLFLCLAGVGFVLYKSVVWCRRKGASPVYQNGNCMKGHFTEEKKLQ from the exons atgaagatgatgaaggtGCTGCCATGccctgctgctgttctcttcctAGTGGCTGCGTCCACTCTGGAGCCATCTCACTCTGCCAAGGTGCTGATCATGCCCACAATAGTCTTTGACAGCCACTTACGAGTCTTCATGCGAGTGGCAGAGGCATTGACTGACCGGGGCCATGACCCTGTGCTGCTACTTCATGAGGGTCGGGATGTGGAAACCTACCTGCCTGGCTTTCGTGTGCAGAGGTACTGGGGTATCTTCAGCACAGAGAGTGCAGATGCCTGGGTGCAGGAGAAGATAAAGCGTGTCTTCCAGGGGAAGATGACCTCTCTggaagtgttttcctttttggagAAGTACCTGGAGAACTGTGACCTGGTGCTGGGGAACTCTACCCTTCTGCAGAAACTCCAGTTTGAGAACTTTGACCTGCTGTTGGTGGACCCTAATGAGATGTGCGGCTTTATACTGGCCCACATCCTCCAGGTGAAATATGCTGTGATCTCCACTGGTTTCTGGTTCCCAGCAGAGATTGGTGCTACTTCTCCCATTGCCTATGTCCCTGAGTTCAACTCACTGATGACAGACAGGATGGGCTTTTTTGGTAGGACTTGGAATCTCCTAGTCTACATGATCACTCGTGTGGCTACAAAGCTGGTCATCCTGCCCAAGTTTGAACGTCTCATGGAGAAGCATAGGGTGGAGCCCAAGATATCCATGTTGGACCTTGTCCATGGAACtagtctcttcttcctctgtaatGATGTGGTGCTGGACTTCCCCCGTCCAACACTCCCCCATGTCATTTTCACAGGGGGAATCCTCGCTGAGCCTGCAAAGCCCCTTCCAGTG GGTCTGCGTCTCTGGGTAGAAGCAGCAGATGCGGGTGTTGTTGTTGTCTCCTTTGGCATTGGGATCCGAGCTCTTCCAAGTGATTTGGTGGAGAAGATGGCCGGCGCGTTTGCTCGCCTCCCACAGAGGGTGGTGTGGAG ATACTTTGGGGAGAAGCCAAAAAACCTGGGTGAGAATACGCTGATGATGGGGTGGCTGCCCCAGAATGACCTGCTAG GTCATCCCAATGTGAAAGCCTTCGTCAGCCACTGTGGGATGAATGGTGTATTTGAGGCAATTTATCATGGTGTGCCAGTGGTGGGGTTTCCTTTCTATGGGGACCAGTTTGACATCATGACCAGAGTGCAGGCAAAGGGCATGGGTATCCTCATGGACTGGAGCAATGTAAAAGAAGAGGATCTTTACCAGGCTGTCGTCACAGTTATCTCTGACCCCAG CTACAGAAAAGCAGCCAAGCTCATCTCAGCTCTGCACCTGGACAGGCCAATGCATGCTCTCAATAGGACAGTGTATTGGCTGGAGTACATCCTTCGTCACGATGGGGCACCCTATCTTCGCCCTGCTGTCTATGACCTCTCCTTGTACGAGTACTTCTGCTTGGACATCTTGGCTCTTCTCTTCTTGTGCCTGGCTGGTGTTGGATTCGTCCTCTACAAATCTGTGGTGTGGTGCAGAAGGAAGGGAGCCAGCCCTGTGTATCAGAATGGCAATTGCATGAAAGGCCACT